The Campylobacter sp. CN_NE2 genome contains a region encoding:
- the recG gene encoding ATP-dependent DNA helicase RecG, producing the protein MVFESKDRAELAKCGIVSLLDLALLVPKSFDDLSIKDEPSVGENVVEIECRFHHRKGSILFITAFCHTWECDVKIVIFNAKAWHFGAFKSGKKMFIHGKSSYAFGLWQFSNPKIITKTGGITPHYKSLLKDGVVQNFIEKYVSFNALLQSGLNENEANFLMQIHENSAKSVEIIRNLEQNEANLQILKFIEIYNYIEKLSHKKLNFKARKFPVGDISQWLNALPFTPTNDQLNAINDIRSDLEGEFAARRVIMGDVGSGKTLVILAAALMNYPQISYLMAPTTILCEQIYAEAIRLLPKGMRVLLVKSGDKKINFDEYDFVIGTHALLFQDLKPSNLIMVDEQHRFGSNQREKINRLTSDGEFKAHFLQFSATPIPRTLSMIQSELVKFSFLKQMPFKKEIHTQILQNSGFADFMSHLKNEISKGNQAIIVYPLVEESEKLVYQSLEEAEPFWKERFKRVFVTHGKDKEKEEVLRQFRDNGELLLTTTVVEVGISLPRLSTILIVGAERLGLASLHQLRGRVGRNGGTGFCYLYTKLKNPPERLFKFAGTLDGFKVAEIDLKNRQGGDLLEGSIQHGASFVWYDYEENLTELAKERVVKFKLNPA; encoded by the coding sequence ATCGTGTTTGAGAGCAAAGACAGAGCTGAACTTGCCAAATGCGGGATTGTCTCGCTTTTAGATCTTGCTTTGCTCGTGCCAAAAAGTTTTGATGATTTAAGCATAAAAGATGAGCCTAGCGTTGGCGAAAATGTCGTAGAAATCGAGTGCAGATTTCATCACCGAAAAGGCTCGATTTTGTTTATTACTGCTTTTTGCCACACTTGGGAATGCGATGTCAAAATTGTCATCTTTAACGCCAAAGCGTGGCATTTTGGGGCGTTTAAAAGTGGCAAAAAAATGTTTATTCACGGCAAAAGTTCATACGCTTTTGGGCTTTGGCAATTTTCAAATCCAAAAATCATCACCAAAACAGGCGGTATCACGCCACACTACAAAAGCCTTTTAAAAGACGGCGTAGTGCAAAATTTCATAGAAAAATATGTGAGCTTTAACGCACTTTTGCAAAGCGGACTAAATGAAAACGAAGCGAATTTTTTAATGCAAATTCACGAAAATTCGGCAAAAAGTGTTGAAATCATTAGAAATTTGGAGCAAAATGAAGCAAATTTGCAAATTCTAAAATTCATTGAAATTTACAATTATATTGAAAAACTTTCTCATAAAAAACTAAATTTCAAAGCTAGGAAATTCCCTGTCGGCGACATTTCGCAGTGGCTAAATGCCCTGCCCTTTACGCCCACAAACGACCAACTAAATGCGATAAATGATATTCGCTCGGATTTAGAAGGCGAATTTGCCGCTAGACGCGTGATTATGGGCGATGTCGGAAGCGGAAAAACGCTTGTCATTTTAGCAGCAGCTTTGATGAATTATCCGCAAATTAGCTATCTTATGGCGCCAACGACCATTTTGTGCGAACAAATTTACGCAGAAGCCATTAGACTTCTGCCAAAAGGGATGCGAGTTTTGCTTGTCAAAAGTGGCGATAAAAAGATAAATTTTGATGAATACGACTTTGTCATCGGCACTCACGCGCTTTTGTTTCAAGACTTAAAGCCCTCAAATCTCATCATGGTCGATGAACAACACAGGTTTGGCTCAAACCAAAGAGAAAAAATCAACCGCTTGACGAGTGATGGCGAATTTAAGGCGCATTTCTTGCAGTTTTCAGCCACGCCGATACCACGAACGCTTAGTATGATCCAATCCGAACTTGTCAAATTTAGTTTTTTAAAACAAATGCCGTTTAAGAAAGAAATTCACACGCAAATCCTGCAAAATTCGGGCTTTGCTGACTTTATGTCGCATTTAAAAAACGAAATTTCAAAAGGAAATCAAGCTATCATCGTTTATCCGCTTGTTGAAGAAAGCGAAAAGCTCGTCTATCAAAGCCTTGAAGAAGCCGAGCCGTTTTGGAAAGAGCGATTTAAGCGAGTTTTTGTAACGCACGGCAAAGACAAGGAAAAAGAAGAAGTTTTAAGGCAATTTCGCGATAACGGAGAGCTTTTGCTGACTACAACCGTCGTGGAAGTAGGAATTTCGCTTCCTAGACTTTCGACGATTTTAATCGTAGGGGCTGAGCGTTTGGGTTTGGCTAGTCTTCATCAGTTGCGTGGAAGAGTCGGGCGAAACGGCGGGACGGGCTTTTGCTATCTTTATACGAAGCTAAAAAATCCGCCCGAAAGGCTTTTTAAATTTGCTGGGACACTTGATGGATTTAAAGTCGCTGAAATCGATCTCAAAAACCGCCAAGGCGGGGATTTGCTAGAAGGCAGTATTCAGCATGGGGCGAGTTTTGTGTGGTATGATTATGAAGAAAATTTAACCGAGCTCGCAAAAGAGAGAGTTGTAAAATTTAAATTGAACCCAGCCTAG
- the ybeY gene encoding rRNA maturation RNase YbeY encodes MILCDEKYPAILGEILAELSDDAVELVFVRSEEMREINKNERGIDKTTDVLSFPLENVPFGGNIKLIGSVVINLDLVEQKSLEFSHSNDDEIALLFTHGLLHILGFDHEIDNGQMREKECEIITKFNLPKSLIVRTLE; translated from the coding sequence TTGATACTTTGTGATGAAAAATATCCTGCTATTTTAGGCGAAATTTTGGCTGAGCTTAGCGATGACGCCGTCGAGCTTGTATTTGTGCGAAGTGAAGAGATGAGAGAAATCAACAAAAACGAGCGTGGCATTGACAAAACTACCGATGTGCTTAGTTTTCCGCTTGAAAATGTGCCGTTTGGCGGCAACATTAAGCTTATAGGCTCTGTTGTGATAAATTTGGATCTGGTAGAGCAAAAATCGTTAGAATTTTCACACTCAAATGACGATGAAATCGCGCTTTTATTTACGCACGGACTTTTGCATATTTTGGGCTTTGACCACGAAATCGATAACGGGCAAATGCGTGAAAAAGAGTGCGAAATAATTACTAAATTTAATTTGCCAAAAAGTCTAATCGTGCGAACGCTAGAATAA
- a CDS encoding M16 family metallopeptidase codes for MEKYEISVKNTKIDVLYEFDKSLPVVQFKLIFKNVGSLGEKIEGLGKLTSNLLKEGTKTLGGSEFARLLDIKASSIFSYCENDKFVINLSSLKEHFKFSLEMLTKLLQEPNLTQSVLEKIKTEMLGEIAMLKTEFDYIANINLQKMLFKGTLLGNDSNGNEESIAKITLDDVRDFLGNLCLENLAVVLCGDSEFSEDDIKKVLQILPNSKKHKLPFYEANDECESKEIYEDSEQAYIYFGSPFYVDKNEEFIAKTALFVLGSSGFGSRLLEEIRVKRGLAYSAYARADFSLFARKFSGYLQTKNESKNEAIAVVRDEIAKFVKFGVNSDELEQAKKFLLGSAVLQKETMFKRVGILVDEYLRGYEFGEFERNLERIKALNLDDLNKFIKSHDEICKLSFCVVCKK; via the coding sequence AATACGAAATTTCGGTAAAAAACACAAAAATCGATGTGCTTTATGAATTTGACAAATCGCTTCCTGTGGTGCAATTTAAGCTGATTTTTAAAAATGTCGGCTCACTTGGCGAAAAAATCGAAGGTCTAGGCAAACTAACTTCAAATTTGCTAAAAGAAGGGACAAAAACGCTCGGCGGTAGCGAATTTGCAAGACTTCTTGATATAAAAGCAAGTTCGATTTTTTCTTACTGCGAAAACGATAAATTTGTCATAAATTTAAGCTCATTAAAAGAGCATTTTAAATTTAGCCTTGAAATGCTTACTAAATTGCTACAAGAGCCGAATTTAACGCAATCCGTGCTAGAAAAAATCAAAACCGAAATGCTCGGTGAAATCGCAATGCTAAAAACCGAATTTGACTACATAGCAAATATAAATTTGCAAAAAATGCTATTTAAAGGCACTTTGCTGGGTAATGACTCAAACGGAAATGAAGAAAGTATCGCTAAAATCACGCTTGATGATGTAAGAGATTTTTTAGGAAATTTATGTTTAGAAAATTTAGCCGTTGTTTTGTGTGGAGATAGCGAATTTAGCGAAGATGATATAAAAAAAGTTTTGCAAATTTTGCCAAATTCAAAAAAACATAAACTACCGTTTTACGAAGCAAACGACGAGTGCGAAAGTAAAGAAATTTACGAAGATAGCGAACAAGCCTATATTTACTTTGGTTCGCCTTTTTATGTGGATAAAAATGAAGAATTTATCGCTAAAACGGCACTTTTCGTGCTAGGAAGTAGCGGTTTTGGAAGTAGGCTTTTAGAAGAAATTCGCGTAAAGCGAGGTTTGGCATACTCAGCCTATGCAAGAGCCGATTTTAGCCTATTTGCTAGAAAATTTTCAGGTTATTTGCAAACCAAAAATGAAAGCAAAAACGAAGCAATCGCCGTTGTGCGTGATGAAATCGCTAAATTTGTCAAATTTGGCGTAAATTCTGACGAGCTAGAACAAGCCAAAAAATTCCTTTTAGGAAGTGCAGTTTTGCAAAAAGAAACTATGTTTAAAAGGGTTGGTATTTTAGTCGATGAGTATTTAAGGGGCTATGAATTTGGCGAATTTGAGCGGAATTTAGAGCGTATAAAAGCCCTAAATTTAGATGATTTGAATAAATTTATAAAATCTCACGATGAAATTTGCAAACTTAGTTTTTGCGTGGTTTGCAAAAAATAA